In Xiphophorus couchianus chromosome 8, X_couchianus-1.0, whole genome shotgun sequence, the following proteins share a genomic window:
- the sec16a gene encoding protein transport protein Sec16A isoform X1, with amino-acid sequence MQPTPRAGPPRAGPPRASMPNMTGRIRPQKHATAVTATMPPPTQPITDPFAFGRAPPPMAAGGLPTIPNSSPPQMQTPPNAMYSQLGSGLPPQPQLLENVPAAVAGPPAQSLSGVTLFTPQGTPSAGVFPSPSPTGYASANSEQDYFNSRDPTATMSTDASHTSPAPSNTLFNQDFQAHHLGHPLPFQPLPTSSSSTQWAPDHSSRPPSVQNYFQPTVDPPARPSNIPPQTQMYPSHSQSPHHSAPTPQAYSGHPQIHLPAPLQNPVAPASSLLPDPNGPQHLNSHFQTQSYFSQSSAPHDLWFNQPVQDSGYHQMGTGLSHHQPPTDSTGSPHVSSTGPSSVSQPGPSSVPATDVYGQESGTISMFFKGSDVENEETLADERNKTLNGVAGSFQNNSNPPSHSSHSDLTVDYHGVSVPDHSRLPYMNESSHPLQGHIQKLPDNDFDHVENLECVPNQEVLPNEFSSGAAAAIAACNPVDQFETGPNLETPDSVPRPMRSASVSSNYSNLSHGSGTDPRRHQGVEGTFIQQESPRLADNPNTSSAAAAAAGGYFEQIDTSPSGDVGVQGSVEHMWHPTPSPPKPTGIFQASANSSFEPVRSHGVGVRPVEVDRAKMVAEGGSDSISGNLEQPPDNMENIYGPGQAPVSAPGDVLSSQTHSVVHPHSRPSSRAFGANRPCESPATTLWAQNDPTSLGTNILLAPAAPPVLAPLREPSADVIQPPEDCPLDLQASQRVQTASQQHSENLENPPKVSDAEPADSQSGLGYASLLVSGSLHQPVLIAPPVSNYSVIPPSIPTPSSTQTNHGEVVSPERPPAQGLGASISLPSALPSKQSPLFSSGSAAFCSSAPNQGPLNLTRDKTVGATSEITTPPLSQPVHPPLSRGQSLGAESHSTVNSQPVSLVTASVSNHNQTLNYELLDFSMHQSHGQSQAYGQPSSLHESSQSSNGFYLQVTKDAQQGVRDGGNLSIQTVISTSTSQAPPGPPPAAPNTQQTQSELPKTSNSQAALQGQRDAPAVPVSGTQPSQGQYSTPAQGPAGGNAPTPAAPGVCPPGTQGAVPQGDSQAVPAEAPRPPSSAGSHQGYVHPPPPPGSGQMYSSYYGNYGEYTDSRGQYPPGQYPPPPGDPRMQQYYQDANYRGRGDPWYGRYDGQNPGYRDPNYQYREPQSDRPSSRTSQYSDRPSSRQGYSEDYQRQNRSAYGEYYADYPKHYDYRGYNYGQYDQRYRGYYDQSYWSYYNDAYRNGYYNQQYPSRKDGYDDQWQYYPGYDRSFDDDNVRGRDPYGDDFDRRSVHSEQSAHSVHSSTSHHSRRSSFSSRSQQSQVYRSQPDLVSAVYDTTQSTLPVDYSYGQYPNQTDATQNYSQYMYPSEYTADSTWIAPEQPPPRPATPEKFTMPHRCARFGPGGHLIQVLPNLPSAGQPALVEIHNMETMLQDTADQAELRGFPGPLIKEETHKVDVIKFSQNKAMECSRDNNLLDRDSARLLWDFIVLLCRQNGTVVGTDIADLLLKEHRSVWLPGKSPNEANLIDFNNEPLARAEEEPGAGPLSLLSDTFMIVPENVGKETERFRELLLFGRKKDALEAAMKGGLWGHALLLASKMDNRTHARVMTRFANSLPMNDPLQTMYQLMSGRMPASATCCGEEKWGDWRPHLAMVLSNLTHNMDLDTRTITTMGDTLASKGLTDAAHFCYLMAQVGLGVYTKKSTKLVLLGSNHSLAFNQFATNEAIQRTEAYEYAQSLGSQPCSLPNFQVFKLIYACRLAESGLSAQAFHYCEVIAKTVLMHASYYSPVFISQIIQMSEKLRFFDPQLKERPEQELFIEPEWLIRLKQLDGQIRTGVITYNRDRSTPAQFDCISESSDLEPQSPPEPYSMHLEVDGQAPNNQLMSSLMPGPQPQAVQLMPPAPSSILHEGAAPAQLPPSSDVPQYYPVSPSGPPGQIPMPGFPPQDPGVAHPPFHHQHEQAYLGAHQQFVPSPQEGQMSPHMFPSQVPHSPVQMTHPPFQMPQHMPPSPGHMAPMEQPPPPHPEMHPTHPISSSPRRSSFTPQMDLYDHMAFMGPRRSRTTSQSSMHLPSGRSSRRASESSTHSGGRERSNSAVKQASPPPPSIPEQPRKEEARKAKKDSPEKSKGWSFWPFGKRKNEAHLPDDKNPSIVWDEKKNRWVDLNEPEEESKPPPPPPSGFPKMPQMPGPGGPTAPPGAGSSVNMFSRKAGTRSRYVDVLNPSGTAKPSGVAPAPVDLFAPLAPMPMPANLFVPSSAPSDQQPREGSEGGNQEQNSPSSSAPPQVFNPTLLPPAPEGPPVPDGSQSGELSRSSSMSSLSREVSQHLNQSHPNQGTTPAGGVTFYNPTQFSQTSAPSGGGQRSSRLGQRQYPVYK; translated from the exons ATGCAACCAACCCCTCGGGCTGGACCTCCTCGGGCTGGACCACCCCGGGCCTCGATGCCTAATATGACAGGCAGAATAAGGCCTCAGAAGCATGCAACAGCAGTGACAGCTACTATGCCGCCTCCTACCCAGCCCATAACGGACCCTTTTGCTTTTGGCAGAGCTCCACCCCCCATGGCTGCAGGTGGTCTTCCTACAATACCTAACAGCAGCCCACCACAAATGCAAACTCCACCTAATGCCATGTACTCTCAGCTTGGTTCTGGACTCCCTCCACAACCGCAGTTGCTTGAAAATGTTCCAGCTGCAGTGGCTGGTCCCCCAGCACAATCTCTGTCAGGGGTGACTTTATTCACCCCTCAGGGTACAccatctgctggtgttttccCATCTCCAAGTCCCACAGGATATGCATCGGCTAATAGTGAACAGGACTATTTTAATTCAAGAGATCCAACTGCCACTATGTCCACAGATGCATCACATACGTCACCAGCACCTAGTAATACACTTTTTAACCAGGATTTTCAGGCACATCATCTTGGTCATCCTTTGCCTTTTCAACCCCTTCCAACTTCATCTTCATCTACTCAGTGGGCTCCTGATCACTCAAGCCGACCTCCCTCAGTTCAAAACTATTTCCAACCAACTGTTGATCCACCAGCACGGCCCTCAAATATACCACCACAGACCCAGATGTACCCCTCCCACAGCCAGTCACCCCACCACAGTGCCCCCACCCCTCAAGCCTACTCTGGACATCCCCAAATTCACCTCCCTGCTCCTCTTCAGAACCCTGTAGCGCCTGCCAGCTCTTTGTTGCCTGACCCAAATGGACCCCAGCACCTCAACTCACATTTCCAAACCCAGAGTTATTTCAGTCAGAGCTCTGCGCCCCATGACTTGTGGTTCAACCAACCAGTGCAGGACTCCGGCTACCACCAAATGGGTACCGGCTTGAGCCATCATCAGCCACCTACAGACTCTACTGGATCTCCTCATGTTTCCAGTACGGGGCCTAGTTCTGTCAGTCAACCTGGGCCAAGTTCTGTCCCTGCCACAGATGTATACGGTCAAGAGTCTGGTACAATATCAATGTTCTTCAAAGGGAGTGATGTGGAAAACGAGGAAACGCTTGCTGATGAGaggaataaaacattaaatggtGTTGCTGGATCTTTTCAGAATAACAGCAACCCACCATCTCATAGTAGTCATTCAGATCTGACTGTCGATTACCATGGAGTGTCTGTTCCAGATCATTCACGCCTTCCCTATATGAATGAAAGCAGTCATCCTTTACAGGGGCACATCCAGAAGCTCCCAGATAATGACTTTGACCACGTGGAAAATTTGGAGTGTGTTCCGAACCAGGAAGTTTTACCCAACGAATTCAGCAgcggtgctgctgctgctattgCTGCATGTAACCCAGTTGACCAGTTTGAAACAGGACCCAACCTGGAAACTCCGGATTCAGTCCCAAGACCAATGAGATCTGCGAGTGTGTCATCCAACTACAGCAATTTGAGCCATGGAAGTGGAACCGACCCCCGTCGGCACCAGGGAGTCGAAGGTACCTTTATTCAGCAGGAAAGCCCTCGTCTCGCCGATAATCCTAATACCtcttctgctgctgccgctgctgccgGAGGTTACTTTGAGCAGATAGATACATCTCCAAGTGGTGATGTAGGAGTGCAAGGTTCAGTAGAGCATATGTGGCATCCCACGCCTAGCCCACCAAAACCAACTGGGATTTTCCAAGCAAGCGCTAACAGCTCTTTTGAACCCGTGCGTTCACATGGTGTTGGAGTGCGTCCTGTTGAAGTCGATAGGGCTAAAATGGTTGCTGAAGGAGGTTCTGATTCCATATCTGGTAACTTGGAGCAACCGCCAGACAATATGGAGAACATTTATGGGCCAGGACAAGCTCCAGTTTCTGCTCCCGGCGATGTATTATCCAGTCAAACACATTCAGTGGTGCATCCTCATTCTCGACCTTCGTCTCGTGCTTTTGGGGCCAATCGGCCCTGCGAGAGTCCGGCCACTACTCTGTGGGCTCAGAACGACCCTACGAGCTTGGGTACCAATATCCTCCTCGCCCCTGCAGCCCCCCCAGTTTTAGCCCCATTAAGAGAACCCAGTGCTGACGTCATCCAGCCACCAGAGGATTGTCCGCTGGACCTACAGGCCTCGCAGAGAGTTCAGACAGCTTCTCAGCAGCATTCAGAGAACCTAGAAAACCCACCAAAGGTGAGTGATGCAGAGCCAGCTGACTCTCAAAGCGGCCTGGGTTACGCATCTCTGCTCGTGTCTGGCTCACTTCATCAGCCCGTTTTAATTGCCCCGCCTGTATCCAATTACAGCGTGATTCCCCCCAGCATTCCTACTCCGTCATCCACTCAGACTAATCATGGAGAAGTTGTGTCCCCTGAAAGACCTCCCGCACAAGGGCTTGGTGCCAGTATCTCTCTACCATCAGCCCTACCTTCTAAGCAAAGTCCGCTCTTTTCTTCTGGGTCCGCGGCTTTCTGTTCCTCCGCTCCTAATCAGGGTCCGCTCAATCTGACTCGAGACAAAACAGTTGGAGCAACTTCAGAAATCACAACTCCACCACTCTCTCAACCTGTTCACCCTCCTCTTTCAAGGGGCCAATCATTGGGGGCAGAAAGCCATTCTACTGTTAATTCACAGCCCGTTTCTCTCGTGACTGCTTCTGTCTCTAATCATAATCAGACATTAAACTACGAACTGCTTGATTTTTCTATGCACCAATCACATGGTCAGAGCCAGGCGTACGGCCAGCCGTCGTCTTTGCATGAGTCGTCACAGTCTAGTAATGGATTTTACCTGCAGGTCACCAAGGATGCTCAGCAGGGAGTAAGAGACGGAGGGAATCTCTCTATCCAGACAGTAATTTCTACATCCACCTCACAAGCTCCACCAGGACCgcctccagctgctccaaacaCTCAGCAGACGCAAAGTGAACTTCCTAAGACATCCAATTCTCAAGCTGCATTGCAGGGACAGAGGGATGCTCCTGCTGTTCCTGTCAGTGGAACCCAACCTTCTCAAGGTCAATATTCAACTCCGGCACAAGGACCTGCTGGAGGGAATGCTCCTACTCCTGCTGCTCCTGGGGTGTGCCCCCCAGGCACGCAGGGGGCCGTACCTCAGGGGGATTCCCAAGCAGTTCCAGCTGAAGCTCCCCGACCACCCTCCTCTGCAGGCAGCCATCAAGGCTATGtgcatcctcctcctcctcctggatCTGGGCAGATGTACAGCAGCTACTATGGAAACTATGGAGAATACACAGATAGCAGAGGACAGTATCCTCCAGGCCAGTATCCACCTCCACCTGGAGATCCGAGAATGCAGCAGTATTACCAA GATGCAAACTACCGAGGCAGAGGAGACCCTTGGTATGGCAGATATGACGGGCAGAACCCAGGTTACCGTGATCCAAACTACCAATATAGAGAACCACAGTCTGATCGACCCAGCTCAAGGACTAGTCAGTACTCAGACCGGCCTTCATCCAG GCAAGGTTATTCTGAAGATTACCAACGGCAAAACCGAAGTGCCTACGGTGAATATTATGCAGATTACCCCAAGCACTATGATTATAGAG gatACAACTATGGACAGTACGACCAGCGATACAGAGGATACTATGATCAATCCTATTGGTCTTATTACAATGACGCATACAGAAACGGCTACTATAATCAGCAGTATCCGTCCAG GAAAGATGGCTACGACGACCAATGGCAGTACTATCCCGGATATGATCGCAGTTTCGATGACGACAACGTGCGCGGGAGAGATCCTTACGGCGACGACTTTGACCGGCGCAGCGTGCATAGCGAGCAGTCGGCACACAGTGTGCACAGCTCCACCAGTCATCACAGCAGACGAAGCAGCTTCAGCTCACGGTCACAGCAG AGCCAGGTGTACAGGAGCCAGCCTGACTTGGTGTCTGCAGTTTATGACACAACACAATCCACTCTCCCTGTTGACTACTCTTATGGCCAGTATCCAAATCAAACGGACGCTACTCAGAACTACAGCCAGTACATGTATCCCTCAGAGTACACTGCGGACAGTACCTGGATTGCACCAGAGCAAC CTCCCCCTCGTCCTGCAACCCCAGAAAAGTTTACCATGCCCCATCGTTGTGCTCGCTTTGGACCTGGAGGTCATCTGATCCAAGTCCTGCCCAATCTCCCCTCAGCTGGGCAGCCTGCTCTGGTTGAGATCCACAACATGGAG ACGATGCTGCAGGACACTGCAGATCAGGCTGAGCTGCGAGGTTTCCCTGGACCTCTGATTAA GGAGGAGACCCACAAGGTTGATGTGATAAAATTCTCTCAAAACAAAGCAATGGAGTGTTCCCGTGACAACAACTTGCTGGACAGAGACTCTGCCCGCCTGCTCTGGGATTTCATTGTATTGCTTTGTAGACAGAATGGG ACTGTGGTCGGCACAGACATCGCTGACCTCCTGCTGAAGGAGCATCGCTCTGTCTGGCTGCCTGGCAAGAGTCCCAACGAAGCCAACTTGATTGATTTCAACAATGAACCTCTTGCACGAGCGGAGGAGGAGCCTGGAGCTGGACCGCTGTCCCTTCTGTCCGACACTTTCATGATTGTCCCAGAGAACGTTGGCAAGGAAACGGAGCGCTTCAGAGAGCTGCTTCTGTTTGGGCGCAAAAAG GATGCACTTGAAGCAGCCATGAAAGGAGGTCTCTGGGGTCATGCCCTGCTGTTGGCTAGTAAGATGGACAATAGGACACATGCACGTGTCATGACAAG gtttGCCAATAGTTTGCCCATGAATGACCCTCTCCAAACAATGTACCAGCTGATGTCAGGGAGAATGCCTGCTTCAGCCACG TGCTGTGGAGAGGAGAAGTGGGGTGACTGGCGCCCCCATCTGGCCATGGTCCTCTCAAACCTAACACACAATATGGACTTGGACACTCGCACTATCACCACTATGGGTGACACTCTGg CTTCTAAAGGGCTGACTGACGCTGCTCACTTCTGCTACCTGATGGCCCAAGTTGGCCTGGGGGTTTACACCAAGAAGAGCACCAAGTTGGTGTTGCTTGGATCCAACCACAG TTTGGCCTTTAATCAGTTTGCCACCAATGAAGCAATCCAGAGGACGGAGGCCTATGAGTACGCTCAATCTCTGGGCTCCCAGCCTTGTTCACTGCCCAACTTCCAG GTGTTTAAACTAATCTATGCATGCCGACTGGCTGAATCAGGCCTGTCTGCCCAAGCTTTTCATTACTGTGAAGTTATCGCAAAGACGGTTCTTATGCATGCTTCCTACTACTCCCCTGTGTTCATCAGCCAGATCATACAG ATGTCAGAAAAGTTACGGTTCTTTGATCCGCAACTAAAGGAAAGACCTGAGCAGGAGCTGTTCATTGAGCCTGAATGGCTGATTCGCCTCAAACAGCTGGATGGACAGATCAGG ACTGGTGTGATTACATACAACAGGGACAGAAGTACTCCTGCACAGTTTGATTGCATCAGCGAAAGTTCAGACTTGGAGCCCCAGAGTCCACCTGAACCTTACAGCATGCATCTGGAAGTGGACGGCCAGGCCCCCAACAACCAGCTCATGAGCTCATTAATGCCTGGGCCTCAACCGCAGGCAGTACAGTTGATGCCTccag CTCCCTCCTCCATTCTCCATGAGGGGGCGGCTCCAGCTCAGCTCCCACCCTCAAGCGATGTGCCCCAGTACTACCCCGTATCCCCCAGTGGACCACCGGGCCAAATCCCCATGCCTGGATTCCCTCCACAGGATCCTGGCGTTGCCCACCCCCCCTTCCACCATCAACATGAGCAGGCCTATCTCGGAGCCCACCAGCAATTTGTTCCCTCACCACAAGAGGGCCAAATGTCGCCTCACATGTTTCCGTCACAGGTGCCACATTCACCTGTTCAAATGACTCACCCACCTTTTCAGATGCCCCAGCACATGCCTCCCTCTCCTGGACATATGGCCCCCATGGAGCAGCCGCCCCCACCCCACCCAGAGATGCATCCCACCCATCCAATATCATCCTCCCCACGCAGAAGCTCCTTCACACCTCAGATGGACTTGTATGACCACATGGCTTTCATG GGTCCGAGGAGATCACGAACAACTTCACAATCTTCAATGCATTTG ccatCTGGACGCAGCTCTCGCAGGGCCTCTGAATCTTCCACTCACTCCGGTGGAAGAGAGCGGAGCAACTCTGCTGTAAAACAGGCCTCTCCACCTCCGCCCTCGATTCCCGAACAGCCACGCAAAGAGGAGGCCAGGAAAGCCAAGAAGGATTCTCCAGAAAAG AGTAAAGGCTGGTCATTTTGGCCCTTTGGGAAGAGAAAAAATGAGGCTCACTTGCCAGATGATAAAAATCCTTCT ATTGTTtgggatgaaaagaaaaatagatggGTTGACTTGAATGAGCCTGAAGAAGAG agtaagcctcctcctccacctccatccGGTTTTCCCAAGATGCCTCAGATGCCTGGTCCTGGGGGACCCACTGCCCCTCCGGGTGCTGGGTCTTCCGTCAACATGTTTTCCAGAAAAGCAG GCACTAGGAGCAGATATGTGGACGTTCTGAACCCAAGCGGAACAGCTAAGCCAAGTGGAGTGGCCCCGGCTCCTGTGGACCTATTTGCACCTTTGGCCCCCATGCCCATGCCTGCTAACCTGTTTGTGCCTAGTTCAG CTCCCAGTGACCAGCAGCCTCGGGAAGGCAGTGAAGGTGGAAATCAAGAGCAGAATTCACCAAGCAGCAGCGCTCCTCCACAG GTGTTCAACCCCACGCTGTTACCTCCAGCCCCAGAAGGTCCTCCTGTTCCAGATGGGTCACAGTCAGGAGAG CTGTCACGTTCTAGCTCAATGAGTTCTTTATCACGCGAAGTGAGTCAGCATTTAAACCAG AGTCATCCCAACCAGGGGACTACACCCGCAGGAGGTGTCACTTTTTATAACCCTACGCAGTTTTCACAG ACAAGTGCACCATCGGGAGGGGGACAACGGTCTAGCCGGTTGGGCCAGCGCCAGTACCCAGTGTATAAGTAA